One genomic region from Thermoleptolyngbya sichuanensis A183 encodes:
- a CDS encoding GNAT family N-acetyltransferase, producing the protein MRPAQATDIEALFDIRTSVVENHQSREEIAALGITPASVAHMLDTDCCAWVAEMNAEVKTKMNPGSPNPPAHRLAGFAIANATEKTIFGLFVLPAYEGHGIGRSLLQAAEDWLWSAGCAEIWLVTGNDPTLRAYGFYLHLGWTAVGVETAGEFQGEMRFIKRSPKQAG; encoded by the coding sequence ATCCGCCCAGCACAGGCGACAGACATCGAGGCCCTGTTTGACATCCGCACCAGCGTTGTGGAAAATCACCAGTCCCGCGAGGAAATTGCCGCGCTGGGCATTACGCCAGCCTCCGTCGCGCACATGCTAGACACCGACTGCTGCGCTTGGGTTGCCGAGATGAATGCCGAAGTGAAGACCAAGATGAATCCTGGCAGCCCAAACCCGCCCGCGCACCGTCTAGCCGGGTTTGCCATTGCCAATGCCACCGAGAAAACGATCTTTGGGCTATTTGTGCTGCCAGCCTATGAAGGACACGGCATTGGGCGATCGCTCTTGCAGGCAGCCGAAGACTGGCTGTGGTCGGCAGGGTGCGCGGAAATCTGGCTAGTGACGGGCAACGACCCAACCCTGCGGGCCTACGGGTTTTACCTGCACCTGGGCTGGACGGCGGTGGGGGTTGAAACGGCGGGCGAGTTTCAGGGCGAAATGCGGTTCATCAAGCGCTCTCCGAAGCAGGCAGGCTGA
- a CDS encoding redox protein produces the protein MFDLISYQKFRDTPSVRFFDITIANSNARDLVFHEGPAVSPNNSDDGHWQFYMHPNQEDNLLALSGGRTFYLVNFSWDYPFHIVRLEANGEILRIPPGTFHRSVSDPSGSLVLNQAVRTATATVESEFRVYNSGDIPRLLRVTSQSAPPPRMHGFDRVQLRVA, from the coding sequence ATGTTTGACCTGATTTCCTACCAAAAATTCCGCGATACGCCCAGCGTTCGGTTTTTCGACATCACCATCGCTAATTCCAACGCCCGCGACCTCGTGTTTCATGAGGGCCCCGCCGTCAGCCCCAACAACAGCGACGACGGACACTGGCAGTTTTACATGCATCCCAACCAGGAAGACAACTTGCTGGCGCTGTCGGGGGGGCGCACGTTCTATCTGGTGAACTTTTCCTGGGATTACCCATTCCATATCGTGCGGCTAGAGGCCAACGGCGAGATTTTGCGGATTCCGCCGGGGACGTTTCACCGCTCGGTGTCCGATCCCAGTGGCTCCCTCGTGCTAAACCAGGCCGTGCGAACCGCCACTGCGACGGTGGAGAGCGAGTTTCGGGTCTACAACAGCGGCGATATTCCCCGGCTACTGCGCGTCACGTCACAGTCTGCACCACCCCCCAGAATGCACGGCTTTGACCGGGTGCAACTGCGGGTCGCCTAG
- a CDS encoding 5-formyltetrahydrofolate cyclo-ligase, with the protein MDLTAGSQADRDQEKAIRRRSLLKARQTMHPDLWREKSDRLCARLQSWEGFAQARTVLAYFSVRQEPDLSPLFHLPKRWGFPRCVEKEMVWHRWSPNGAGMPRAYPLQTGAFGIPEPHPLSLQLSPAEVDLILVPALACDVQGYRLGYGGGFYDRMLSAPQWRGKPTIGIVFEYARVPRLPRDPWDRPLHGICTETGLFLADG; encoded by the coding sequence TTGGATCTCACCGCTGGTTCCCAAGCTGACCGTGATCAGGAAAAGGCCATCCGACGGCGATCGCTGCTCAAGGCCCGTCAGACGATGCATCCTGATCTCTGGCGAGAAAAGAGCGATCGCCTCTGTGCCCGGTTGCAAAGCTGGGAGGGATTTGCTCAGGCGCGGACGGTTCTCGCCTATTTCAGCGTGCGCCAAGAGCCTGACCTCAGCCCGTTGTTTCATCTGCCCAAGCGCTGGGGCTTCCCCCGCTGTGTTGAAAAAGAGATGGTCTGGCATCGCTGGTCGCCCAATGGAGCCGGGATGCCCCGTGCCTACCCGCTGCAAACGGGCGCGTTTGGTATCCCAGAACCCCATCCCCTATCGCTCCAGCTCAGCCCAGCAGAGGTAGACCTGATCCTGGTTCCGGCGCTGGCCTGCGATGTGCAGGGCTATCGACTGGGCTACGGCGGCGGCTTCTACGACCGGATGCTGAGTGCGCCCCAGTGGCGGGGCAAACCCACAATCGGCATTGTGTTTGAGTATGCCCGTGTGCCCCGCCTGCCAAGAGATCCCTGGGATCGCCCGCTACACGGCATCTGCACCGAAACAGGGCTATTCCTGGCAGACGGCTAA
- a CDS encoding NAD(P)H-hydrate dehydratase yields MRHTQIQQFVVSASQMAAIESRVFAAGMPVAALMEKVAGLITRRVCELYPDVRTTFGILVGPGHNGGDALVVARELHFRGYGVKLFAPFASLKELTAHHARYAASLGIPQVALANLADCTVLIDGLFGFGLTRPLSGDIAAAVDRINTWQKPVLSIDLPSGLHTNTGAVLGTAVRATRTFCLGLWKQAFLQDQGQDWIGQAELIDFDLPLADIVEVLGTPPDLCRITPQQAIAALPIPRSVTTHKYREGHLLLVCGSRQYAGAALLAAQAARASGVGMLSVAVPESLRLMVVAQVPDALVWGCGETDDGAIAQLPEDLNLADYAAIACGCGLTREPVSLVKQLLEAATPLLLDADGLNILATLDPVPTLRNRPAPTVLTPHPGEFRRLFPDLGAASGREEQSDSQNDPCGNRIDAARRAAQQSGAIVLLKGAKVAIGTTQHPAVWLNPDSTPALARGGSGDVLTGLLGGLLAQAARRHLPLEPVVAAATWWHAATGRLAAAAHSELGADASTQIRYLPRVLQSNDFNDSSDFGF; encoded by the coding sequence ATGCGGCACACCCAGATTCAGCAGTTTGTCGTTTCGGCCAGCCAGATGGCGGCCATCGAGTCGCGGGTGTTTGCGGCGGGGATGCCCGTGGCGGCGCTGATGGAAAAGGTGGCGGGGCTAATTACCCGGCGCGTGTGTGAGCTGTATCCCGATGTGCGAACGACGTTTGGCATCCTGGTCGGGCCGGGGCACAATGGCGGCGATGCCCTGGTGGTGGCGCGGGAACTGCATTTTCGCGGCTATGGCGTGAAACTTTTTGCGCCCTTTGCCAGTCTCAAGGAGCTAACGGCTCACCATGCCCGCTACGCCGCCAGTTTGGGCATTCCCCAGGTGGCGCTGGCTAATTTAGCCGATTGCACCGTGCTGATTGACGGATTGTTTGGCTTTGGGCTGACGCGGCCGCTCTCTGGCGACATCGCCGCCGCCGTTGACCGGATTAACACCTGGCAGAAACCCGTGCTAAGTATTGACCTGCCCTCTGGACTGCACACCAACACTGGCGCGGTGCTGGGAACGGCCGTGCGGGCAACGCGCACCTTTTGTCTGGGGCTGTGGAAGCAGGCGTTTTTGCAAGACCAGGGGCAAGACTGGATCGGGCAGGCGGAACTGATCGACTTTGACCTGCCACTGGCGGATATCGTCGAGGTGCTGGGAACCCCGCCTGATCTTTGCCGTATTACGCCGCAACAGGCGATCGCCGCTCTACCCATTCCCCGTTCCGTCACCACCCATAAGTATCGCGAGGGGCACTTGCTGCTGGTCTGCGGATCGCGGCAGTATGCGGGGGCGGCCCTGCTGGCGGCCCAGGCGGCCCGGGCCAGCGGCGTGGGGATGCTGTCGGTGGCCGTGCCAGAATCGTTGCGGCTGATGGTGGTGGCGCAGGTGCCAGATGCGCTGGTGTGGGGCTGTGGGGAAACGGACGATGGGGCGATCGCCCAGTTGCCTGAAGACCTGAACCTGGCAGACTACGCGGCGATCGCCTGCGGTTGTGGGCTGACCCGCGAGCCAGTGAGCCTAGTCAAGCAACTGCTGGAAGCAGCCACGCCGCTGCTGCTGGATGCCGACGGGCTGAATATTTTGGCGACGCTCGACCCAGTTCCCACGCTACGGAATCGGCCCGCCCCAACCGTCCTCACGCCGCATCCGGGCGAGTTTCGCCGTCTGTTTCCCGATCTGGGGGCAGCGTCGGGCAGGGAGGAACAGAGCGATTCGCAAAACGATCCCTGCGGGAATCGCATCGACGCAGCACGCCGCGCCGCCCAGCAGTCTGGGGCGATCGTGCTGCTGAAGGGCGCAAAAGTGGCGATCGGCACAACCCAACATCCGGCTGTGTGGCTGAATCCAGACAGCACGCCTGCCCTGGCGCGGGGCGGCAGTGGTGATGTGTTGACAGGGCTTTTGGGGGGGCTGCTGGCCCAAGCAGCACGGCGGCATCTGCCCCTGGAGCCAGTCGTAGCCGCCGCTACCTGGTGGCACGCTGCCACTGGGCGACTCGCCGCCGCCGCCCACAGCGAACTGGGCGCAGATGCCAGCACGCAGATCCGCTATTTGCCGCGGGTATTGCAATCGAACGATTTTAACGATTCTAGCGATTTTGGATTTTAG
- the ftsH gene encoding ATP-dependent zinc metalloprotease FtsH has protein sequence MRDSRPRPLTPNTSLPRTRTTRTVRTAATGAVAAVWLALQAVLVAPPALSQTSTARSPERLSYTGLIEKIEAGQVSRIEVDSARGVAQVYLKDRSNTPQEVILFSNPGDNQALFETARDNKVDVAAQSSADSNAVSWFITNALLAFLLIAGLLMILRRSGNASGQAMNFGKSRARFMMEAKTGVTFDNVAGIEEAKEELQEVVTFLKKPERFTAVGAKIPKGVLLVGPPGTGKTLMAKAIAGEAGVPFFSISGSEFVEMFVGVGASRVRDLFKKAKENAPCIIFIDEIDAVGRQRGAGIGGGNDEREQTLNQLLTEMDGFEGNTGIIIIAATNRPDVLDSALLRPGRFDRQVQVDLPGYNGRLGILEVHARDKKLSPEVSLEAIARRTPGFSGADLANLLNEAAILTARRRKEEITALEIDDAIDRITTGMTLTPLLDSKKKRLIAYHEVGHALLMTLLKNSDPLNKVTIIPRSGGVGGFAQQTFNEEMIDSGLYTRAWLLDRITIALGGRAAEEEVFGDPEVTVGASGDIRVVADLAREMVTRYGMSDLGPFALESGNNEVFLGRDLMSRSEYSEEIAVKIDHQVRDIATRCHREARRLIRENRALVDKLVEILLEQETIDGEQFRKIVGESVELPEQQLAAQGI, from the coding sequence CCGCACTACTCGAACTGTCCGTACCGCGGCGACAGGTGCAGTGGCAGCGGTCTGGCTGGCGCTGCAAGCCGTGCTGGTCGCTCCGCCCGCTCTGTCGCAAACCAGCACGGCCCGTTCCCCGGAACGCCTCAGCTACACGGGGCTGATAGAAAAAATTGAAGCAGGGCAGGTGTCTAGGATCGAGGTCGATTCTGCGCGGGGTGTGGCGCAGGTTTACCTGAAGGATCGCAGCAATACGCCACAGGAAGTCATTCTCTTCAGCAATCCAGGCGATAACCAGGCGCTATTTGAAACGGCGCGAGATAACAAAGTCGATGTTGCGGCCCAGTCTTCGGCAGACAGCAATGCGGTGTCTTGGTTTATTACCAATGCGCTGCTGGCGTTTCTGCTGATTGCGGGGCTGCTGATGATTTTGCGCCGCTCTGGCAATGCCTCTGGTCAGGCAATGAATTTTGGCAAGTCTCGCGCCCGCTTCATGATGGAAGCCAAGACGGGCGTGACGTTCGACAACGTAGCGGGCATCGAAGAGGCCAAGGAAGAACTGCAAGAAGTGGTGACCTTCCTGAAGAAGCCGGAACGCTTTACCGCTGTGGGGGCGAAGATTCCCAAGGGCGTGCTGCTGGTGGGGCCGCCGGGGACTGGGAAAACGCTGATGGCCAAGGCGATCGCCGGAGAAGCAGGCGTTCCCTTCTTCAGCATTTCTGGCTCAGAATTTGTGGAAATGTTTGTGGGGGTGGGTGCATCCCGTGTCCGCGACTTGTTCAAAAAAGCCAAGGAAAACGCGCCCTGCATCATCTTTATCGACGAGATCGACGCAGTAGGTCGGCAGCGCGGCGCGGGCATCGGCGGCGGCAACGACGAGCGGGAGCAAACCCTGAACCAGTTGCTCACCGAGATGGATGGCTTTGAGGGCAACACGGGCATCATCATCATCGCCGCCACAAACCGTCCTGACGTGCTGGATTCTGCGCTGCTGCGGCCGGGCCGCTTTGACCGACAGGTGCAGGTCGATTTGCCCGGATACAACGGTCGGTTAGGCATTCTGGAAGTCCACGCCCGCGACAAGAAGCTGTCGCCGGAGGTATCGCTAGAGGCGATCGCCCGCCGCACGCCAGGGTTCTCTGGGGCCGACCTGGCAAACCTGCTGAACGAAGCCGCCATCCTCACCGCCCGTCGCCGCAAGGAAGAAATCACGGCGCTGGAAATCGACGATGCCATCGACCGCATCACCACGGGCATGACGCTAACGCCGCTGCTCGACAGCAAGAAAAAGCGGCTGATTGCGTATCACGAGGTCGGCCATGCGCTGCTGATGACCCTGCTGAAAAACTCCGATCCGTTGAACAAAGTGACCATCATCCCCCGCTCCGGCGGCGTGGGCGGCTTTGCCCAGCAGACCTTCAACGAAGAGATGATCGACAGCGGCCTCTACACCCGCGCTTGGCTGCTCGACCGCATCACCATTGCGCTGGGCGGCCGCGCCGCCGAGGAAGAAGTGTTTGGCGATCCGGAGGTGACAGTCGGCGCGAGCGGCGACATCCGCGTGGTGGCAGACCTGGCCCGCGAAATGGTGACTCGCTACGGCATGTCTGACCTGGGCCCCTTTGCGCTGGAAAGCGGCAACAATGAGGTGTTTCTGGGGCGAGATCTGATGTCGCGGTCGGAATATTCTGAAGAAATTGCCGTCAAGATCGACCATCAGGTGCGGGATATTGCCACCCGCTGCCACCGCGAGGCCCGTCGCCTCATCCGCGAAAACCGCGCCTTAGTAGACAAGCTGGTAGAGATTTTGCTAGAGCAGGAAACCATTGATGGGGAACAGTTCCGCAAGATTGTGGGCGAGTCGGTCGAGTTGCCGGAACAGCAGCTTGCTGCCCAAGGGATCTAG
- the nrtS gene encoding nitrate/nitrite transporter NrtS gives MNQRMSGDRWAAALFTYIVPYMVNIHGQHISRDRP, from the coding sequence GTGAACCAGAGGATGAGTGGCGATCGCTGGGCTGCGGCTCTGTTTACCTACATCGTGCCCTACATGGTCAATATCCACGGGCAACACATCAGCCGCGATCGCCCTTAG
- a CDS encoding GNAT family N-acetyltransferase, whose product MSDKIAALLQEHLDNMHEITPPGSVHALDLERLRSPDITFWSAWQGDELVGCGALRHLDATSGEIKSMRTVQAYHRKGVASKLLEHILAEAERRGYGRLYLETGALAEFAAARSLYARYGFEPCGPFADYADDPNSAFMTKALPAKKQAPISLPASESA is encoded by the coding sequence ATGAGCGACAAGATTGCGGCGCTGCTGCAAGAGCATCTGGATAATATGCACGAAATTACGCCGCCAGGGAGTGTTCATGCGCTGGATCTGGAACGGCTGCGATCGCCTGACATCACCTTCTGGAGTGCGTGGCAGGGAGACGAACTGGTGGGCTGTGGCGCACTCAGGCACCTGGATGCCACCAGCGGTGAAATCAAGTCCATGCGGACGGTTCAGGCATACCATCGTAAGGGCGTTGCCTCAAAGCTGCTGGAGCATATTCTCGCGGAAGCAGAGCGGCGGGGCTATGGCCGTCTGTATCTGGAAACGGGGGCACTGGCGGAATTTGCTGCGGCGCGATCGCTCTATGCCCGCTACGGGTTCGAGCCGTGCGGACCCTTTGCCGACTATGCGGATGATCCCAACAGTGCTTTTATGACAAAGGCACTCCCAGCGAAGAAACAGGCTCCAATCAGCCTGCCTGCTTCGGAGAGCGCTTGA
- the cobU gene encoding bifunctional adenosylcobinamide kinase/adenosylcobinamide-phosphate guanylyltransferase produces the protein MPITLITGPSRSGKSEWAEHLARSHAGSVIYVATAQRRADDAEWQARIDQHQQRRPADWTCLEEPVDLAALLATAAAGECWLVDALGTWLANVLEQDEDTWQSTVATLLAVLRSSPAELILVAEETGWGVVPAYPLGRIFRDRLGSLTRRIGAIAQSVYLVTGGYALDLTQLGVRLPEPDGATE, from the coding sequence ATGCCCATTACGCTGATCACGGGCCCTTCTCGCTCCGGCAAGAGCGAATGGGCAGAGCATTTAGCGCGATCGCACGCCGGTTCCGTGATCTACGTTGCTACTGCCCAGCGCCGTGCAGACGATGCCGAGTGGCAGGCCCGCATCGATCAGCATCAGCAGCGTCGCCCCGCCGACTGGACGTGCCTTGAGGAACCCGTGGATCTGGCTGCCCTGCTGGCGACTGCCGCTGCTGGCGAGTGCTGGCTGGTGGATGCCCTGGGAACCTGGCTGGCAAATGTGTTGGAGCAAGACGAAGACACCTGGCAGAGTACGGTTGCCACGCTGCTGGCTGTGCTGCGATCCAGCCCTGCGGAGCTGATCTTGGTGGCGGAAGAGACGGGCTGGGGCGTGGTGCCGGCCTATCCGCTGGGGCGCATCTTCCGCGATCGCCTTGGTTCTCTGACCCGCCGCATCGGGGCGATCGCCCAGTCGGTCTATCTGGTCACGGGCGGCTACGCGCTAGATCTGACGCAGCTTGGGGTGCGGCTGCCGGAGCCTGATGGGGCAACCGAGTGA